The Daucus carota subsp. sativus chromosome 9, DH1 v3.0, whole genome shotgun sequence genome window below encodes:
- the LOC108202229 gene encoding uncharacterized protein LOC108202229 translates to MAENGWDLSEDEEISETNEEVVNLCLMALEDDSSSSDVSTSNDEVSSRSKVLHNLHLFSESSLHLSDMSKSDLIDLVVEINKISSSTNQRTLSLWSEKENIEKLNKTQEEELSRIKDLNLKNEEEISSLCEQNDILKNEHNKSKDIIMRLEVENVSLVLQTKELENEKLQLNEDNTKLHIDLLNLKIQNESLTQEKSTSISQKDELELVHALKEKDKIFELETQKLKDEHSKILTHALDQERILNDKLNVLIKENENLEVVVQRFTKGNKMLDRMVHSKTSYNHEGLGYDKNDESKKFVQDKKQTTFVPASPRYKCSYCNKDGHTVEYCRIKNGEIKGKYVWVRKGTKRYHKVDQKVRNKNVDNTQRQPRFSYVQQPISYQHRNTRYNAYSNGQTSRSRSIPCQHFYPQNTMYYPNDRNNMYQGVNFQRNNPLRNTRYYDYSRNVASRNSYVPNHDYAMPSFYHANSNAYNDTLTRGPLRRKGTYKFN, encoded by the coding sequence ATGGCCGAAAatggttgggatttaagtgaagatgaagaGATCTCGGAAACTAATGAAGAAGTGGTCAACTTGTGCTTGATGGCTCTCGAGGATGATTCTTCGTCATCGGATGTCTCCACTTCAAATGATGAGGTAAGTTCTCGATCTAAAGTTTTACATAACTTACATCTCTTTAGTGAATCTTCATTGCATTTATCGGATATGAGTAaaagtgatttgattgatttggtggttgaaataaataaaataagcaGTAGTACTAATCAACGTACTCTCTCACTATGGTCCGAGAAGGAAAACATTGAAAAGTTGAACAAAACTCAAGAAGAAGAGTTATCTCGGATCAAGGATCTAAATCTTAAAAATGAGGAAGAAATCTCATCTCTTTGTGAACAAAATGATATCTTGAAAAATGAGCATAATAAGAGTAAAGATATTATTATGAGATTGGAAGTTGAAAATGTTTCCTTAGTTCTACAAACCAAGGAATTAGAAAATGAGAAGCTACAATTAAATGAAGATAATACTAAGCTTCATATTGACTTGTTGAATTTGAAAATCCAAAATGAGTCATTAACTCAAGAAAAATCAACTTCGATTTCTCAAAAAGATGAACTTGAATTAGTTCATGCCTTGAAAGAAAAAGACAAGATATTTGAGTTAGAAACTCAAAAGTTGAAGGATGAACATTCCAAGATTTTAACTCACGCCTTAGATCAAGAAAGAATTcttaatgataaattaaatgtCTTGATCAAGGAAAATGAAAATCTTGAAGTTGTAGTTCAAAGGTTCACTAAGGGTAATAAGATGTTAGATAGAATGGTACATTCTAAGACATCATATAATCATGAAGGAttaggatatgataaaaatgatgAATCTAAAAAGTTTGTGCAAGATAAGAAACAAACTACCTTTGTTCCCGCTTCACCTAGATATAAATGTTCATATTGCAATAAGGATGGACATACGGTTGAATATTGTAGAATCAAGAATGGTGAAATTAAGGGGAAGTATGTATGGGTTCGTAAAGGAACAAAACGATATCATAAGGTTGATCAAAAAGTGAGAAATAAGAACGTTGATAACACTCAAAGACAACCACGGTTTAGTTATGTTCAACAACCTATTTCGTATCAACATAGAAACACAAGGTATAATGCTTATTCGAATGGACAAACTTCTAGAAGTCGTTCTATTCCCTGTCAACATTTCTATCCACAAAATACCATGTATTATCCAAATGATAGAAATAACATGTATCAAGGTGTAAACTTTCAAAGAAACAATCCTTTAAGAAACACAAGATACTATGACTATTCTAGGAACGTTGCATCTAGAAACTCCTATGTGCCTAATCATGATTATGCTATGCCTAGTTTCTATCATGCGAACTCGAATGCTTATAATGATACGCTAACCCGAGGACCCTTAAGACGAAAGGGTAcctataaatttaattga